The stretch of DNA TGATACGTTCGGAAAGGTTGAGTAGGTCAATAAACAAACTGCGCATTAAAATGATGGAGCAGGGTTGCCGCTCCACCAGAAAGGTAAATAAATCTACCGGATTATGAGGAACATCTCCCACTCCGTCTTTGTTCAGATCATACCCCTGATATTTGCTCCAGAAATTCCGTTCATAGCGATTGTAGTTGGTATTGCTGTTGGTCGTCAGTTCAAAGGAATTGGAAATAAAATTGTTTTCCGTGAGCAGCATCTGCTCACAGTTTGACATAATCTTCATAGCCCATCCGTTTTTGATAAAGTTGTTTGCGCGAATATGCAAACGGGCTGTTCCTTCGGCAAAAATGCCAACTGTATTACCGGAAAAGACATTGTGGTGAATGTTTGAATCACGGATATCTTTCAGCAAAAGGCCATAAGAAGCTGCCCCCCAGTTGTCCATAAAGCGATTGCCCGTCATCAGAATAAAAGAAGAATACATAACTGCCACTCCGGCATGGTTGCTCCGGAAAGTGTTGTTCCGGTATTCATTATTATCGGAAAACATAAAGTGCAATCCATACCGGATATTGCCTTCTACATAATTTTCTTCCATGCATGAATTGCTCACGAATTCCAGGTATATACCATCCCGGTGTCCTCGGGATATATTTCTTTCTACATGCATATTCCGACAATACCAAAGATGTATGGCATTGCCGGAATTGTGTTCAGCCCGGGGAGTTCCGGAAATCTGATTGCCTGAAATAATGGCATCCGATGCGTTGGCAAGGTAGATACCAAAAAATGTATTTATCAGTTTGTTGTTGGCAATAATAACCCTGCTGGATTTATTTATTTTGATAGCAGCCCAGTCTGCCGTATAGCTGACTCCAACATTCTGAATTTGCAGGCCTGCTATTTTTACATCATCTGCAGTAACATAAAAAATTTCGCCCCGGTTGTCTCCATCCACAATTGGAAAGTTCTTCCCAATGATATCCAGGGGTTTGTCCACCCGTATGTTGTTTTCATAATAGGTGCCCGGCAAAACGGAAATGTGATCGTAAGGAAGAGCTGCAGCCACGGCATCTGCAATGCGGTGAAAAGAG from Chitinophagales bacterium encodes:
- a CDS encoding copper ABC transporter substrate-binding protein, with the translated sequence MKDLLKALLLVFCCLSHAVHAAVLEVCSTCSFHRIADAVAAALPYDHISVLPGTYYENNIRVDKPLDIIGKNFPIVDGDNRGEIFYVTADDVKIAGLQIQNVGVSYTADWAAIKINKSSRVIIANNKLINTFFGIYLANASDAIISGNQISGTPRAEHNSGNAIHLWYCRNMHVERNISRGHRDGIYLEFVSNSCMEENYVEGNIRYGLHFMFSDNNEYRNNTFRSNHAGVAVMYSSFILMTGNRFMDNWGAASYGLLLKDIRDSNIHHNVFSGNTVGIFAEGTARLHIRANNFIKNGWAMKIMSNCEQMLLTENNFISNSFELTTNSNTNYNRYERNFWSKYQGYDLNKDGVGDVPHNPVDLFTFLVERQPCSIILMRSLFIDLLNLSERINPMLTPSALKDDKPLMKPATW